In one window of Haloterrigena salifodinae DNA:
- a CDS encoding MFS transporter, with protein MRERPSESPDSSDASAPAVQGTPRRGVASATLGFFVGFAGVVCYGPVASEFQDAMGLSGLLVGLLVAAPQLTGSLLRIPFGAWVEDVGAKKPFLVLLGLSIVGMGGLSVLLLTAYPDGLTMAHYPIVFFFGALSGCGIATFSVGSTQTSYWYPSEKQGTVLAVFGGLGNTSPGLFTLVLPVALAVLGLTGAYLAWFAFLIVGTVAYASSAVDAPYFQFVKRGVSEREARRRAEACGQELFPGGDAMASIRGAARIPRTWVLVALFFTSFGGFLALTTWLPSYWQAVHGVDVRTAGALTAVAFTLLAAVIRVPGGVVSDRLGGEPTAIVSFGAIVLATALLVVTREFAVAVAATILLGAGMGVASAAVFQLVPTYVPDAVGGASGLVGGIGAFGGFAIPPVLGLFVDLQGTPGYATGFVVFLVFGVISIGLSSGLYRTRSALVPANSSAPTDD; from the coding sequence ATGCGTGAGCGACCGTCGGAATCGCCCGACTCGAGCGACGCGTCCGCGCCGGCCGTCCAAGGAACGCCGCGACGGGGCGTCGCCTCCGCGACCCTCGGGTTTTTCGTCGGCTTCGCCGGCGTCGTCTGCTACGGGCCCGTCGCCTCGGAGTTTCAGGACGCAATGGGGCTCTCCGGGCTCTTGGTCGGGCTGCTCGTCGCCGCGCCCCAGCTGACCGGCTCCTTGCTCCGGATCCCCTTCGGGGCGTGGGTCGAGGACGTCGGCGCGAAGAAACCGTTTCTGGTCCTGCTCGGCCTGTCGATCGTCGGGATGGGCGGACTGTCGGTGCTCCTGCTGACGGCCTATCCGGACGGGCTCACGATGGCTCACTACCCGATCGTGTTCTTCTTCGGGGCGCTGTCGGGCTGTGGCATCGCGACGTTCTCCGTCGGGTCCACCCAGACGTCGTACTGGTACCCCTCGGAGAAACAGGGAACGGTACTCGCGGTCTTCGGCGGACTCGGCAACACGTCGCCGGGGCTGTTCACGCTCGTCCTCCCCGTCGCGCTGGCCGTGCTCGGCCTCACCGGCGCGTACCTCGCGTGGTTCGCGTTCCTGATCGTCGGGACCGTCGCCTACGCATCCTCCGCCGTCGACGCTCCTTACTTCCAGTTCGTCAAGCGGGGCGTCAGCGAGCGCGAGGCTCGGCGGCGCGCCGAGGCCTGCGGCCAGGAGCTCTTTCCCGGCGGCGACGCGATGGCCTCGATCCGGGGTGCGGCGAGGATTCCTCGGACGTGGGTCCTCGTCGCGCTGTTCTTCACCTCGTTCGGCGGCTTCCTCGCGCTGACGACCTGGCTCCCGTCGTACTGGCAGGCCGTCCACGGCGTCGACGTGCGAACCGCCGGCGCGCTCACGGCGGTCGCCTTCACGCTGCTCGCAGCGGTGATCCGGGTCCCGGGTGGCGTCGTCAGCGACCGGCTCGGCGGCGAGCCGACCGCGATCGTCAGCTTCGGCGCGATCGTACTCGCGACGGCGCTGCTCGTCGTCACCCGCGAGTTCGCCGTCGCCGTCGCCGCGACGATACTGCTCGGCGCGGGTATGGGGGTCGCCAGCGCGGCCGTCTTCCAGCTGGTGCCGACGTACGTCCCCGACGCCGTCGGCGGCGCCTCGGGACTGGTCGGCGGCATCGGCGCTTTCGGCGGCTTCGCCATCCCGCCGGTCCTCGGCCTCTTCGTCGACCTGCAGGGGACGCCGGGCTACGCGACCGGCTTCGTCGTCTTCCTCGTCTTCGGGGTCATCTCGATCGGTCTCTCGAGCGGGCTCTACCGAACTCGATCGGCGCTCGTTCCCGCCAATTCGTCGGCACCCACCGACGACTGA
- the nasA gene encoding assimilatory nitrate reductase NasA: protein MRCAVGCGHVHRPVEQGYGLDVVRGDAAHPVNNGLACQRGITESVDPGAEWLTRPLVRRNGELVPTTWETALERAAEGLDAALEHGAGGEGVAVLGSGQQTNEAAYALGKLARGGLGTPYYDANTTLCMASAVTAYYDAFGSDAPPPTYDDIPEAETHLVWGANPAAAHPVMFRWISQSADDDDSKLIVVDPIESETAEVADHHVPLSPGGDLDLARAVLARVVETDRVDEAFVAEATDGFDALREDLPDAAEAAAAAGVSLEDVDRIAAALEDPTLVYWGMGINQSVNGTAASGALIDCCLATGNLRPGSGPFSLTGQANSMGTRVCSSKGSWPGQRPFTDPDHRRKVAETWDVPESRLPDDPGPGPVGIVDEIGDDVAAVYAVATNPVAGMPDANRVREQLKDAFLVVQDAFRSETVELADVVFPAATWGESEGTTTNMERTVSRVRAATETPSGVKTDLELIGDLADRLVPDLFDDPLEPDAAFDELAALTEGTPADLSGISYDRLEEEVAVRWPAPEPDVSGGYRYYEGPATDEEGEDADATIREESWSFPTPSGRARFSTGEARPLPESTDEEYPFTLTTARRPDAYNSGVRAREDDPVARVSPATAAALADELESRPGESDDDPAEYAHVVSRRGSITVRVERDESIPDGVVWLPIHQPAVNELTLSDVDPRSKEPNFKQCAVRLEAPREQEARAVAEASA, encoded by the coding sequence ATGCGGTGTGCCGTCGGCTGCGGTCACGTCCACCGTCCCGTCGAACAGGGATACGGCCTCGACGTCGTCCGCGGCGACGCCGCCCACCCGGTCAACAACGGGCTGGCCTGTCAGCGCGGTATCACCGAGTCCGTCGACCCCGGCGCCGAGTGGCTCACCCGCCCGCTCGTCCGCCGGAACGGCGAACTGGTGCCGACGACCTGGGAGACCGCCCTCGAGCGCGCCGCCGAAGGGCTCGACGCGGCGCTCGAGCACGGCGCCGGCGGTGAAGGGGTCGCCGTCCTCGGTAGCGGCCAGCAGACCAACGAGGCCGCCTACGCGCTGGGCAAACTCGCCCGTGGGGGCCTCGGCACGCCGTACTACGACGCTAACACGACGCTGTGTATGGCCTCGGCCGTCACGGCCTACTACGACGCCTTCGGGAGCGACGCGCCGCCGCCGACCTACGACGACATCCCCGAGGCCGAGACCCACCTCGTCTGGGGTGCGAACCCGGCCGCGGCCCACCCGGTCATGTTCCGGTGGATCAGCCAATCGGCCGACGACGACGATTCGAAACTGATCGTCGTCGACCCCATCGAAAGTGAGACCGCCGAGGTCGCAGATCACCACGTGCCCCTCTCGCCCGGCGGGGACCTCGACCTCGCCCGCGCCGTCCTCGCGCGCGTCGTCGAGACCGACCGCGTCGACGAGGCGTTCGTCGCCGAAGCGACCGACGGTTTCGATGCCCTCCGCGAGGACCTCCCGGACGCCGCCGAGGCCGCCGCGGCCGCCGGCGTCTCCCTCGAGGACGTCGATCGAATCGCCGCGGCGCTCGAGGATCCCACGCTCGTCTACTGGGGGATGGGAATCAACCAGAGCGTCAACGGCACCGCGGCGTCGGGCGCGCTGATCGATTGCTGTCTGGCGACGGGGAACCTCCGGCCCGGGTCGGGCCCGTTCTCGCTGACCGGTCAGGCTAATTCGATGGGGACTCGCGTCTGCTCCTCGAAGGGGTCATGGCCCGGCCAGCGCCCGTTCACCGATCCCGACCACCGCCGCAAGGTCGCCGAGACGTGGGACGTTCCCGAATCCCGCCTGCCCGACGACCCCGGCCCCGGCCCGGTCGGCATCGTCGACGAGATCGGCGACGACGTCGCCGCCGTCTACGCCGTCGCGACCAACCCCGTCGCCGGCATGCCCGACGCCAACCGCGTCCGCGAACAGCTCAAGGACGCCTTCCTCGTCGTACAGGACGCCTTCCGCAGCGAGACGGTCGAACTCGCCGACGTCGTGTTCCCTGCCGCGACGTGGGGCGAGTCGGAGGGGACGACGACCAACATGGAACGCACGGTCTCGCGCGTGCGCGCCGCGACGGAGACACCGTCGGGCGTCAAGACCGACCTCGAACTGATCGGCGACCTCGCCGATCGGCTCGTCCCCGACCTCTTCGACGACCCGCTCGAGCCCGACGCGGCCTTCGACGAACTGGCGGCGCTGACCGAGGGCACCCCCGCCGACCTCTCGGGGATCAGCTACGACCGCCTCGAGGAGGAGGTGGCGGTTCGCTGGCCCGCGCCGGAACCGGACGTCTCGGGCGGCTACCGCTACTACGAGGGGCCGGCGACCGACGAGGAGGGCGAGGACGCCGACGCGACCATCCGCGAAGAGTCGTGGTCGTTCCCGACCCCTTCCGGCCGCGCGCGGTTCTCGACGGGCGAGGCCCGGCCGCTACCGGAGTCGACCGACGAGGAGTACCCCTTCACGCTGACGACGGCCCGGCGTCCCGACGCGTACAACTCCGGCGTCCGCGCGCGCGAAGACGACCCCGTCGCCCGGGTCAGCCCCGCGACGGCCGCCGCGCTGGCCGACGAACTCGAGTCCCGACCCGGTGAGTCCGACGACGACCCCGCCGAGTACGCTCACGTCGTCTCCCGCCGGGGCTCGATCACCGTCCGTGTCGAGCGCGACGAGTCGATCCCCGACGGCGTGGTCTGGCTCCCGATTCACCAGCCCGCGGTCAACGAACTCACGCTCTCGGACGTCGACCCGCGCTCGAAGGAGCCCAACTTCAAACAGTGCGCGGTCCGCCTCGAGGCGCCTCGCGAGCAGGAGGCGCGGGCGGTTGCGGAAGCGAGTGCCTAA
- the tatC gene encoding twin-arginine translocase subunit TatC, producing the protein MSDEPANRRDVEGSTEPRESPTVDPPIDGGSDDAPPVVTDGGEEPDSDGRPIETDGEGVVGDHADHGETDYPDPDDDIGGISTPPDDEEMPLADHIEEMVLRFAIVLLFGATGTAIGLLGASEALEFIWLDVFPTQAEQVPPPHIYHPLELWMTRIKLSALLGIMVALPTFVYECYKFMKPGLYPHERKYYLASVPLSVVLAALGMLFSYVLVLPVLFQYFTYYAEGSADIAYALGETFDLIITLTGFLAIVFQIPLFIMLAIMMGVTTRRWLAQKRLYFWAGFAGLSFMFTMDPTGMAPIIVAVTMIILFEGTLLVLRWVGRD; encoded by the coding sequence ATGTCGGACGAGCCGGCGAACCGTAGGGACGTCGAGGGGTCCACGGAACCACGGGAGTCGCCCACCGTGGACCCGCCGATCGACGGCGGGAGTGACGACGCCCCGCCGGTCGTGACTGACGGCGGAGAGGAGCCCGATTCCGACGGCCGGCCGATCGAAACCGACGGCGAGGGCGTCGTCGGCGACCACGCCGATCACGGCGAGACCGACTACCCCGACCCCGACGACGATATCGGCGGCATCTCAACGCCCCCGGACGACGAGGAGATGCCGTTGGCCGATCACATCGAGGAGATGGTGCTCCGGTTCGCGATCGTCCTCCTGTTCGGGGCGACCGGGACCGCGATCGGCCTGCTGGGGGCGTCGGAGGCCCTCGAGTTCATCTGGCTCGACGTCTTCCCGACCCAGGCCGAGCAAGTGCCGCCGCCGCATATCTACCATCCGCTCGAGTTGTGGATGACGCGGATCAAGCTCTCGGCGCTGCTGGGCATCATGGTGGCCCTGCCGACGTTCGTCTACGAGTGTTACAAGTTCATGAAGCCAGGGCTGTACCCCCACGAACGCAAGTACTACCTGGCGTCCGTTCCGCTGAGCGTCGTTCTCGCCGCGCTCGGCATGCTGTTCTCGTACGTGCTCGTCTTGCCCGTCCTCTTCCAGTACTTCACGTACTACGCGGAGGGCAGCGCCGATATCGCGTACGCGCTCGGCGAAACGTTCGATCTGATCATCACGCTGACCGGCTTCCTCGCGATCGTCTTCCAGATTCCGCTGTTCATCATGCTCGCGATCATGATGGGCGTGACGACCCGCCGCTGGCTGGCCCAGAAGCGCCTCTACTTCTGGGCGGGCTTTGCGGGACTGTCCTTCATGTTCACGATGGACCCGACCGGGATGGCGCCAATCATCGTCGCCGTCACGATGATCATCCTGTTCGAGGGGACCCTCCTCGTCCTGAGGTGGGTCGGGCGGGACTGA
- a CDS encoding twin-arginine translocase subunit TatC, whose amino-acid sequence MSSAVDEDTAKAINAGRETIGTMLSTAQTHLQKVFIVFVIGFIGSFYALRVFVWDFLEATAKAQMNEEIAEATNIITRTPFEVILLQAKIGMLIGVIVAIPALLFFSRHTLRERGFQSAFPVSRGYIAAFALMSFALFWIGVAYAYGVFFPFTFSFLGKIAYDTGVTPSWGITEFTEFVALLTISFGLAAQLPLAMSVLSYTEIVSYETFRDKWRHAIVAITVFGAFFSPPDPFTQVMWALPLMALYGFSLGLAKVVANIRRRGAAELETGTAFMKRRLLQFVGVLVLVAAGTTAFVNRDGFDRLDEAVFPLLPAPIRPEGTLGLETYAAEHGLLGDAAVGGMVAAAVGFLALLVYTIRVLQAPIYPREDDLRNAEDPEDVDFETLSVDDIGEIPATVFLSMDEEEALDHSRQAMYDDNREKAQTILDRFDTLQEQQAGDDADGEGGAAAADAAGGAAGGAGGDDDDESVFSSTAAGMLDAFTEDETTEEDIGGYAYDLAFIVDSLTSKAIYIVGVFMAVLGSSFLAMYQGGFGFILAQFVDRVPPEVLNEVTENAGETSQVTPAVIEELGLVVALHPVEVLIFMVKVSTILGFIAVVPLIMYWGWPAARERGLVRGDPRVFLVWGLAIFLGFGAGLFVGFYWIAPSIISYLITDALQNGIVVSFRINSFSWLVIYTTLGVGFLFNIIVTMALFHVGGIVSYRTMLGRWRPVVVGIFTLAAFASPKGVLTMLMLAIPLALTYLLGLILLYVLTAGGRLFGGGGGGEPADPEPEPESGATPE is encoded by the coding sequence ATGAGTTCTGCCGTCGACGAAGATACGGCCAAAGCCATCAACGCCGGTCGGGAGACGATCGGTACGATGCTCTCGACCGCGCAGACGCATCTCCAGAAGGTATTCATCGTCTTCGTCATCGGCTTCATCGGGTCCTTCTACGCCCTTCGCGTTTTCGTCTGGGACTTCCTCGAGGCGACGGCGAAAGCGCAGATGAACGAAGAAATCGCCGAAGCGACGAATATCATCACCCGTACGCCGTTCGAGGTCATCCTCTTGCAGGCGAAGATCGGGATGCTGATCGGCGTCATCGTCGCGATCCCGGCACTGCTGTTCTTCTCGCGGCACACGCTTCGCGAGCGCGGTTTCCAGTCGGCATTTCCCGTCTCGCGCGGATACATCGCCGCCTTCGCGCTGATGTCGTTCGCGCTGTTCTGGATCGGCGTCGCGTACGCGTACGGCGTCTTCTTCCCGTTCACCTTCTCCTTCCTCGGCAAGATCGCCTACGACACCGGCGTCACGCCGAGCTGGGGCATCACCGAGTTCACCGAGTTCGTCGCCCTGTTGACCATCTCGTTCGGTCTAGCGGCGCAACTGCCGCTGGCGATGAGCGTCCTCTCGTACACCGAAATCGTTTCCTACGAGACGTTCCGGGACAAGTGGCGCCACGCGATCGTCGCGATCACGGTCTTCGGCGCGTTCTTCTCTCCACCGGACCCGTTCACGCAGGTCATGTGGGCGCTGCCGCTGATGGCCCTCTACGGCTTCAGTCTCGGCCTCGCGAAGGTCGTCGCCAACATCCGCCGGCGCGGCGCGGCCGAACTCGAGACAGGCACCGCGTTTATGAAACGGCGCCTCCTCCAGTTCGTCGGCGTACTGGTGCTCGTCGCCGCCGGGACGACCGCCTTCGTCAATCGCGACGGGTTCGATCGACTCGACGAAGCCGTCTTTCCGCTGCTCCCGGCACCGATTCGTCCCGAGGGAACGCTCGGTCTCGAGACGTACGCGGCCGAACACGGCCTGCTGGGTGACGCCGCCGTCGGCGGCATGGTCGCCGCCGCGGTCGGGTTCCTCGCCCTCCTCGTCTACACGATCCGCGTGTTACAGGCGCCGATCTACCCTCGGGAGGACGACCTTCGGAACGCGGAAGACCCCGAGGACGTCGACTTCGAGACGCTCTCGGTCGATGACATCGGGGAGATTCCGGCGACGGTCTTCCTCTCGATGGACGAAGAGGAGGCCCTCGACCACTCCCGACAGGCGATGTACGACGATAACCGGGAGAAGGCCCAGACGATCCTCGACCGGTTCGACACGCTGCAGGAACAGCAGGCGGGCGACGACGCGGACGGCGAGGGCGGCGCCGCAGCCGCCGACGCGGCCGGCGGGGCGGCCGGCGGAGCCGGCGGTGACGACGACGACGAGAGCGTCTTCTCGAGCACCGCCGCGGGAATGCTCGACGCGTTCACCGAAGACGAGACCACCGAGGAGGACATCGGCGGCTACGCCTACGATCTAGCCTTCATCGTCGACAGCCTCACGTCGAAAGCGATCTACATCGTCGGCGTCTTCATGGCCGTTCTCGGTAGTTCGTTCCTCGCGATGTATCAGGGCGGATTCGGATTCATCCTCGCCCAGTTCGTCGATCGCGTCCCGCCGGAAGTCCTCAATGAAGTCACCGAGAACGCGGGCGAGACGAGTCAGGTGACGCCGGCGGTGATCGAGGAGCTCGGGCTGGTCGTCGCCTTACACCCCGTCGAAGTGCTGATCTTCATGGTGAAGGTGAGTACGATCCTCGGGTTCATCGCCGTCGTCCCCCTGATCATGTACTGGGGCTGGCCGGCAGCCAGAGAGCGCGGGCTGGTCCGGGGCGACCCGCGGGTGTTCCTCGTCTGGGGACTCGCGATATTCCTCGGCTTCGGCGCCGGGCTGTTCGTCGGGTTCTACTGGATCGCCCCGTCGATAATCTCGTATCTCATCACCGACGCCCTCCAGAACGGCATAGTCGTCTCCTTCCGGATCAACAGCTTCTCCTGGCTGGTGATCTACACGACCCTCGGCGTCGGCTTCCTCTTCAACATCATCGTCACGATGGCGCTGTTCCACGTCGGCGGCATCGTCAGCTACCGGACGATGCTCGGGCGCTGGCGACCCGTCGTCGTCGGCATCTTCACGCTGGCCGCCTTCGCTAGCCCGAAGGGCGTCCTGACGATGCTGATGCTGGCGATTCCGCTGGCGCTGACGTACCTGCTCGGGCTCATCCTCCTCTACGTGCTCACCGCCGGCGGCCGCCTGTTCGGCGGCGGCGGGGGCGGCGAACCGGCCGACCCGGAGCCCGAACCCGAATCGGGCGCGACCCCCGAGTAG
- a CDS encoding ribbon-helix-helix domain-containing protein, with protein sequence MPKISVEIPQELLDDLDDHVGDEGKFVNRSDAIRASVRKTLDLLDEIDERHDRLEADERE encoded by the coding sequence ATGCCGAAGATCAGCGTCGAAATTCCACAGGAACTGCTGGACGATCTGGACGATCACGTCGGCGACGAAGGCAAGTTCGTCAACCGCAGCGACGCGATCCGCGCGTCGGTTCGCAAGACCCTCGACCTGTTAGACGAGATCGACGAGCGACACGACCGACTCGAGGCCGACGAGCGGGAGTAA
- a CDS encoding 23S rRNA (uridine(2552)-2'-O)-methyltransferase, with product MARKDDYYNRAKQQGYRSRAAYKLKQLDDLENVISGRDAVVDLGAAPGGWLQVAAEKVGPQGTVIGVDLQRIKDLEDETLNERVETIRGDMTEEKTRDRVTDAAGGSVDVVVSDMAPNMSGEYSLDQARSLYLARQAFETALELLESGGNFVVKVFEGPDVDDLRADIDDEFQYVRATAPKASREESSEIYLIGKGRLTAPVREGDELEVEIVDVGSEGDGIASVDGYRLFVPGTESGDVVDVRIEDVKPNFGFAQPLEE from the coding sequence ATGGCTCGCAAAGACGACTACTACAACAGGGCGAAACAGCAGGGCTACCGGAGTCGGGCGGCCTACAAACTCAAACAGCTCGACGACCTCGAGAACGTTATCTCCGGACGCGACGCGGTCGTCGACCTTGGTGCCGCCCCCGGCGGCTGGCTGCAGGTCGCCGCCGAGAAGGTCGGTCCGCAGGGAACCGTCATCGGCGTCGACCTCCAGCGGATCAAGGACTTAGAGGACGAGACGCTGAACGAGCGCGTCGAGACGATCCGCGGCGACATGACCGAGGAGAAGACCCGCGACCGCGTCACCGACGCCGCGGGCGGCTCCGTGGACGTGGTCGTCTCGGACATGGCACCTAACATGTCCGGGGAGTACTCGCTGGACCAGGCCCGCTCGCTGTACCTCGCGCGTCAGGCCTTCGAGACCGCGCTCGAACTCCTCGAGTCCGGCGGCAACTTCGTCGTGAAGGTCTTCGAGGGGCCGGACGTCGACGACCTCCGGGCCGACATCGACGACGAGTTCCAGTACGTCCGCGCGACCGCGCCGAAGGCCAGCCGCGAGGAGTCCTCCGAGATCTACCTGATCGGGAAGGGCCGTCTCACCGCCCCCGTCCGAGAGGGCGACGAACTCGAGGTCGAGATCGTCGACGTCGGTAGCGAGGGCGACGGGATCGCAAGCGTCGACGGCTACCGCCTGTTCGTTCCCGGCACCGAGTCGGGCGACGTCGTCGACGTCCGAATCGAGGATGTCAAGCCGAACTTCGGGTTCGCACAGCCCCTCGAGGAGTGA
- a CDS encoding DUF7127 family protein, whose translation MDTPPELEAAVDDRDDVTITKREYGTEQVIAVDFGPTGAKPSLDVVEGTAIVVVDGQQFEFDIPAGASDVTVNDGILTITN comes from the coding sequence ATGGACACGCCACCAGAACTGGAAGCCGCGGTCGACGATCGCGACGACGTCACGATTACGAAACGCGAGTACGGCACCGAGCAGGTCATCGCCGTCGATTTCGGCCCGACCGGCGCCAAGCCGTCGCTCGACGTCGTCGAGGGGACGGCAATCGTCGTCGTCGACGGCCAACAGTTCGAGTTCGACATCCCCGCCGGCGCGAGCGACGTGACGGTCAACGACGGAATCCTGACGATTACGAACTGA
- a CDS encoding uracil-DNA glycosylase, translated as MSDPDTDWTFEDVFADALEAVPDEHRDPEQFVPGVGPLSADVMLVGEAPGGQEVEQGEPFVGQAGQQLNRALESIGHDRRELYITNLVKVRPPENRDPHVDEIEAWWPVLEAELERVDPAVVVPMGSFSTAELLETDETITDLHGEAFEREVPPASHASDGEDTDSSSEGGSDPGERTERIVRPSFHPAAALYDRSKVDAIESDLRAALESA; from the coding sequence ATGAGCGACCCGGACACAGACTGGACGTTCGAGGACGTCTTCGCCGACGCGCTCGAGGCGGTGCCAGACGAGCACCGCGATCCGGAACAGTTCGTCCCCGGCGTCGGGCCGCTGTCGGCCGACGTGATGCTCGTCGGCGAGGCGCCGGGCGGCCAGGAAGTCGAGCAGGGCGAACCGTTCGTCGGCCAGGCCGGCCAGCAACTGAACCGCGCCCTCGAGTCGATCGGCCACGACCGGCGGGAGTTGTACATCACCAACCTCGTCAAGGTGCGGCCGCCGGAGAACCGCGATCCTCACGTCGACGAGATCGAGGCCTGGTGGCCGGTGCTCGAGGCCGAACTCGAGCGCGTCGATCCCGCGGTCGTCGTCCCGATGGGCAGTTTCTCGACAGCCGAACTCCTCGAGACCGACGAGACGATCACGGACCTGCACGGCGAGGCATTCGAGCGCGAGGTGCCACCCGCTTCGCACGCCTCGGACGGGGAGGATACCGACTCCTCGAGCGAGGGAGGGTCCGACCCGGGAGAACGGACGGAGCGGATCGTCCGCCCGTCGTTTCACCCGGCCGCAGCGCTGTACGACCGGAGTAAGGTCGACGCGATCGAGTCGGATCTGCGGGCGGCCCTCGAGTCGGCGTGA
- a CDS encoding dienelactone hydrolase family protein — MPADGSPTVTDIELPDATLEGELAVPEGSNGLVVFAHGSGSSRHSPRNNFVAERLRERGLGTLLFDLLTEREDRDRETRFDIPLLTDRLVATTEWLRERPESGGRTVGYFGASTGAAAALRGAVRPETEIGAVVSRGGRVDLAAEVVDDVRAPTLLIVGGEDESVLQVNREVHDALACERDLRIVEGAGHLFEGEGELEAVADRAADWFATHLE; from the coding sequence ATGCCGGCCGACGGATCGCCCACCGTGACCGACATCGAGTTGCCCGACGCGACCCTCGAGGGAGAACTCGCCGTCCCGGAGGGATCGAACGGCCTGGTCGTCTTCGCCCACGGAAGCGGCAGCAGCAGGCACAGCCCGCGGAACAACTTCGTGGCGGAGCGGTTACGCGAGCGGGGGCTGGGAACGCTCCTGTTCGATCTGCTCACCGAACGCGAAGACCGGGACCGGGAGACCCGGTTCGACATCCCGCTGTTGACCGATCGGCTCGTCGCGACGACCGAGTGGCTCCGCGAGCGTCCGGAGAGCGGTGGCCGCACGGTCGGCTATTTCGGCGCGAGCACGGGCGCCGCAGCGGCGCTCCGCGGAGCGGTCCGCCCGGAGACCGAGATCGGGGCGGTCGTCTCTCGGGGCGGCCGCGTCGATCTGGCGGCCGAGGTCGTCGACGACGTCCGCGCGCCGACGCTGCTGATCGTCGGCGGCGAGGATGAGTCGGTCCTGCAGGTGAACCGCGAGGTCCACGACGCGCTGGCCTGCGAGCGGGACCTCCGGATCGTCGAGGGCGCCGGCCACCTCTTCGAGGGCGAGGGCGAACTCGAGGCCGTCGCCGACCGCGCCGCCGACTGGTTCGCGACCCACCTCGAGTGA
- a CDS encoding PRC-barrel domain containing protein — translation MSEEITADEAGKRILDSNGTEIGVVVDIDANKGTVSVEPEQAKLGGDLESRLGWGRDAQSQYPLRHDAIDDITDEAIRLREEY, via the coding sequence ATGAGCGAGGAGATCACGGCGGACGAAGCCGGAAAACGGATCCTCGACAGCAACGGCACCGAGATCGGCGTCGTAGTCGACATTGACGCCAACAAGGGGACGGTGTCCGTCGAACCCGAGCAGGCGAAACTCGGCGGCGACCTCGAGAGCCGACTGGGCTGGGGGCGGGACGCCCAGAGCCAGTACCCGCTCCGCCACGATGCGATCGACGACATCACCGACGAGGCGATCCGGTTACGCGAGGAGTACTGA
- a CDS encoding DNA polymerase sliding clamp, with product MFKAIVSAETLTSALDSISVLVDECKIHLEEDGLEIRAVDPANVGMVDLSLDASAFESYEADGGLIGVDLSRLEDIASMAESGQLVQLELDEETRKLQIQIEGLEYTLALIDPDSIRQEPDIPDLDLPAEVVLEGKDVNRSVKAADMVSDHIALGVDEGEEYFYVDAEGDTDDVHLELTEADLIDLQVGPAHSLFSLDYLKDMNKAIPSDTEVTLHLGEEFPVKIYFGFAEGQGQVTYMLAPRIQSD from the coding sequence ATGTTCAAGGCCATCGTGAGCGCGGAAACGCTCACCAGCGCGCTCGATTCGATCAGCGTGCTGGTCGACGAGTGCAAGATCCACCTCGAGGAGGACGGCCTCGAAATCCGGGCCGTCGATCCCGCTAACGTCGGCATGGTCGACCTCTCGCTCGATGCCTCGGCGTTCGAATCCTACGAGGCCGACGGCGGGCTGATCGGCGTCGACCTCTCGCGGCTCGAGGACATCGCGAGCATGGCCGAGTCCGGCCAGCTCGTCCAGCTCGAACTCGACGAAGAGACGCGGAAGCTACAGATCCAGATCGAAGGGCTCGAGTACACCCTGGCGCTGATCGACCCCGACTCGATCCGCCAGGAGCCGGACATTCCGGACCTCGATCTACCCGCGGAGGTCGTCCTTGAGGGGAAAGACGTCAACCGATCGGTCAAGGCCGCCGACATGGTCTCCGACCACATCGCGCTGGGCGTCGACGAGGGCGAGGAGTACTTCTACGTCGACGCGGAGGGCGACACCGACGACGTCCACCTCGAACTCACCGAAGCGGATCTGATCGACCTGCAGGTCGGCCCGGCCCACTCGCTGTTCTCGCTGGACTACCTGAAGGACATGAACAAGGCAATCCCCTCGGATACCGAAGTCACGCTCCACCTCGGCGAGGAGTTCCCGGTCAAGATCTACTTCGGCTTCGCGGAGGGGCAGGGTCAGGTCACCTACATGCTCGCGCCGCGCATCCAGAGCGACTGA
- a CDS encoding HalOD1 output domain-containing protein: protein MPSTDGPADTSDADEPTFTTTFDPDVGERASEAVITAVAALTGSRPVDLEPLYEAIDPDALDSLVDHARRADASTHELWFPYAGYEIGVRSDGRIQFYDGAAPTA, encoded by the coding sequence ATGCCCTCCACAGACGGTCCGGCGGACACCAGCGACGCGGACGAGCCGACGTTCACGACGACGTTCGATCCGGACGTCGGCGAGCGAGCCAGCGAGGCCGTCATCACGGCGGTCGCGGCACTGACCGGCAGCCGCCCGGTCGATCTCGAGCCCCTCTACGAGGCTATCGATCCTGACGCGCTAGACTCGCTGGTCGACCACGCCCGGCGAGCGGACGCCAGCACCCACGAACTCTGGTTCCCCTACGCGGGGTACGAGATCGGCGTGCGAAGCGACGGTCGAATCCAGTTCTACGACGGCGCCGCCCCGACCGCGTAG